The following coding sequences lie in one Phalacrocorax carbo chromosome 3, bPhaCar2.1, whole genome shotgun sequence genomic window:
- the SLC30A3 gene encoding probable proton-coupled zinc antiporter SLC30A3 — protein MESPTGTESARLVSPRGGPADGSLRLKSLFAGSQDPLALPDPPALAPRCHCSPLTPSPGQERLQARRQLSIACTVCCIFMVGEVIGGYLAHSLAIMTDAAHLLTDVGSMSVSLFSLWVATRPPTKTMSFGWHRSETLGALASVLSIWVVTGALVYLAAVRIISNDYEIEARAMLATSASAVGVNLVMAYILHQSPTGHGHGTGGYEQLESTGGCLPSHTPLPGSTSVRAAFIHVVGDLLQSVGVLVAATIIYFKPQCKIADPISTLFFSVFVLGSTFTILRDVFRVLMEGTPRGLKFDAVKEVLLGVSGVKGTHDLHIWALTLSHHAVSVHVAVDASTDPETVLQEATTQLQSKFGFASCTVQVERYQEEMAACHHCQDPRA, from the exons TCTGTTTGCAGGCTCCCAGGACCCCCTGGCACTGCCAGACCCACCAGCTCTGGCTCCCCGCTGCCACTGCagccccctcacccccagccctggccaggaGAGGCTCCAGGCCCGCCGGCAGCTGAGCATCGCCTGCACCGTCTGCTGCATCTTCATGGTCGGGGAGGTGATAG GTGGGTACCTGGCGCACAGCCTGGCCATCATGACCGACGCAGCCCACCTGCTGACGGATGTGGGCAGCATGTCCGtcagcctcttctccctctGGGTTGCCACCCGCCCGCCCACCAAGACCATGAGCTTTGGCTGGCACcgctctg AGACGCTGGGTGCGCTGGCCTCTGTCCTTTCCATCTGGGTTGTGACCGGGGCCCTCGTCTACCTGGCAGCCGTCCGCATCATCAGCAACGACTACGAGATTGAGGCACGAGCCATGCTGGCTACGTCCGCCAGCGCCGTCGGTGTCAACCTGGT catGGCCTACATCCTGCACCAGTCCCCCACTGGCCATGGCCATGGCACAGGGGGCTACGAGCAGCTGGAGAGCACCGGGGGCTGCCTGCCCAGTCATACCCCCCTGCCCGGCAGCACCAGCGTCCGTGCGGCCTTCATCCACGTGGTGGGTGACCTGCTGCAGAGCGTTGGTGTCCTCGTGGCTGCCACCATCATCTACTTCAAG ccccagtGCAAGATTGCAGACCCCATCAGCACCCTCTTCTTCTCAGTCTTTGTCCTTGGCTCTACCTTCACCATCCTCAGGGATGTTTTCAGAGTCCTCATGGAAG GGACACCACGGGGCCTCAAGTTTGACGCAGTgaaggaggtgctgctgggggtgAGCGGGGTGAAGGGCACCCATGACCTGCACATCTGGGCCCTGACGCTGAGCCACCACGCGGTGTCGGTGCACGTGGCTGTCG ACGCCAGCACCGACCCTGAGACGGTGCTGCAGGAAGCCAccacccagctgcagagcaagTTCGGCTTTGCCTCATGCACAGTGCAGGTGGAGCGGTACCAGGAGGAGATGGCAGCCTGCCACCACTGCCAGGACCCCCGCGCCTGA
- the GTF3C2 gene encoding general transcription factor 3C polypeptide 2 isoform X1 — MASSAARGPRCRERSRRGRSGRGSVPAGRSRSPAREGEPRAPRELSPLGDLDSLSCSEERGEPTKSRNKTVRNQKPESSPSDPNGPAPAEAEAHGEPSRTSENGSVLPPKAPGKRGRKPKTEMLLLKLSQDLECPTPEPICVQKMLGSSEVAEGLETPRGGRPKRRAAKVALLYLQELAEELTSVYQPPAPTEGAQELEPKLEHIQKKRRSRRKKEDETDSDDPAQDADFVPSKEVLLQAEEEEGSDVPFSEVSEPELEPLRGHGGKVSSAGRSKPQCRGLAPNGFHNSIMAPVEKCSSLTCSLRDQKYSQWEFPDWIPLAHKWTRLSESEAAPYLPAEEKSPFFSIQREGIEDDGVLYRVNRFSSLQPHEERLDVSFFVGGPVWAMEWCPSPEGSAASQYVALYCHGSMEETHSVAGLHGGPALLQLWGLGTLQQEKGSADKAGLAYAIAADHGCVWDMKFCPSGAWEPPTTDRKHPQMSRLGLLAVAFSNGRVVLYSLPHPGALQRSKRTQVKDGSFHKHVICKVQCIATLQVGSIQAGNASECGQCFSLSWMPSKPHHYLAAGFYDGTVAVWNLLTKSLLQCVRQPDDSLKLYPFQCFLAHDHAVRSIEWCKADSNFLVTAGNDRKIKFWDLRRLYEPINSIKRFLSTEVAWLLPYNGVTVAQDNCYASYGLCGIHYIDAGYLGFKAYFVAPRKGTVWSISGSDWLNTVAAGDITGELVAAVLPDLAVNPLNVKRSSDRRFPVYKADLLPRSPAGSEGGEQLLPKTRLYSEMVTKSYIQFQDTDLRSYLGHAAHRGAAGSQRSFKNFPSREPMRRMHTQEVKAELSLDRLQLESLHKVRFSPNLDSHGWLVSGGQAGIVRVHCLVGLASSVGCQLLPERRARFTSLYRDKPSSPSPTEHSPLPAE, encoded by the exons ATGGCTTCCAGTGCCGCCCGCGGGCCGCGCTGCCGGGAGCGGAGCCGCCGCGGCCGCTCGGGACGGGGATCGGTGCCCGCCGGCCGCAGCCGCAGCCCGGCGCGGGAGGGCGAGCCCCGGGCGCCCC GAGAACTGTCACCACTCGGAGATCTGGATTCTTTAAGCTGCtctgaggagagaggagagccTACCAAGTCCCGGAATAAAACTGTCCGAAACCAAAAGCCAGAAAGTAGTCCCAGTGACCCCAATGGCCCAGCCCCTGCGGAGGCTGAGGCTCACGGTGAGCCCTCCAGGACCTCTGAGAACGGGTCCGTGCTGCCCCCGAAGGCACCTGGGAAGCGCGGGCGGAAGCCCAAgacagagatgctgctgctgaaactgTCTCAGGACCTGGAGTGCCCGACCCCGGAGCCCATCTGTGTGCAGAAGATGCTGGGGAGCAGTGAGGTGGCGGAAGGCCTGGAGACCCCCCGCGGTGGGCGCCCCAAGAGGCGAGCAGCCAAAGT GGCTTTGCTGTacctgcaggagctggcagaggagctgacATCAGTGTACCAGCCTCCGGCTCCCACCGAGGGTGCCCAGGAGCTGGAGCCAAAGCTTGAGCATATTCAGAAGAAGCGTCGGAGCcggaggaagaaggaggacgAAACAGACAGTGATGATCCTGCACAAGATGCTGACTTTGTACCCTCGAAGGAGGTGTTGCTGCAggcggaggaagaggaggggagcgATGTGCCATTCAGTGAGGTGTCAGAGCCAGAGCTGGAGCCACTCCGAGGACACGGTGGGAAAGTGTCATCTGCAGGG AGGTCCAAGCCCCAGTGCCGAGGCCTTGCTCCCAACGGCTTCCACAACTCCATCATGGCCCCAGTGGAGAAGTGCTCCAGCCTTACCTGCAGCCT GCGGGATCAGAAGTACTCACAGTGGGAGTTTCCAGACTGGATCCCTTTGGCGCACAAGTGGACACGTCTCTCTGAAAG TGAAGCTGCCCCGTACCTACCAGCAGAGGAGAAGTCTCCCTTCTTCTCCATCCAGCGGGAGGGCATTGAAGACGACGGTGTCTTGTACAGGGTAAACAG GttcagctccctgcagccccacgaGGAGCGCCTGGATGTGTCCTTCTTCGTGGGCGGCCCTGTGTGGGCAATGGAGTGGTGCCCGTCCCCAGAGGGCTCGGCAGCCTCTCAGTACGTGGCGCTCTACTGCCACGGGAGCATGGAGGAGACGCACAGCGTGGCTGGGCTCCACGGGGGCCCTGCgctcctgcagctctggggcCTGggcacgctgcagcaggagaaggg ctctgctgacaaAGCTGGTCTGGCCTACGCCATCGCTGCCGATCATGGCTGCGTCTGGGACATGAAGTTCTGCCCCAGCGGTGCCTGGGAGCCGCCCACCACTGACAGGAAG CACCCACAGATGAGCCGGCTGGGCCTCCTGGCTGTGGCCTTCTCGAACGGCAGGGTGGTGCTGTACTCCCTCCCGCACCCCGGGGCCCTGCAGCGCTCCAAGAGAACCCAGGTAAAAG ATGGGTCCTTCCACAAGCACGTTATCTGCAAG GTGCAGTGCATTGCCACCCTCCAGGTGGGCTCTATCCAGGCAGGGAATGCGTCCGAGTGTGGCCAGTGCTTTAGCCTTTCCTGGATGCCATCCAAGCCCCATCATTACCTTGCTGCTGGTTTTTATGACG GCACTGTGGCCGTCTGGAACCTGCTCACCAAGTCCCTGCTGCAGTGTGTGCGCCAGCCTGACGACTCCCTCAAGCTCTACCCTTTCCAGTGCTTTCTAGCCCATGACCACGCAGTCCGGAGCATCGAGTGGTGCAAGGCCGACAg CAACTTCCTGGTCACGGCAGGGAACGACCGTAAGATCAAGTTCTGGGACCTGCGGCGGCTCTATGAGCCCATCAATAGCATCAAGCGGTTCCTCAGCACTGAGGTGGCCTGGCTGCTGCCCTACAACGGGGTCACCGTGGCCCAGGACAACTGTTATGCCTC TTACGGTCTCTGTGGGATCCACTACATTGACGCAGGCTACTTGGGCTTCAAGGCTTATTTTGTGGCCCCTCGCAAGGGGACTGTGTGG agcatATCTGGCTCGGACTGGCTGAACACGGTGGCTGCAGGAGACATCACCGGCGAgctggtggctgcagtgctgcccGACCTGGCCGTCAACCCCCTTAACGTCAAGCGGTCCTCGGACCGCAGATTT CCTGTCTACAAAGCCGATCtgctgccccgcagccccgctgGGTCAgagggtggtgagcagctgctgCCGAAGACCAGGCTCTACAGCGAGATGGTGACCAAGAGCTACATCCAGTTCCAGGACACGGACCTG CGCTCCTATTTGGGGCACGCTGCCCATCGTGGTGCCGCCGGTTCACAGCGCAGCTTCAAGAACTTCCCCAGCCGGGAGCCCATGCGCAGGATGCACACACAGGAGGTGAAGGCAGAGCTGAGCCTCGACCGCCTGCAGCTGGAGTCCCTGCACAAG GTGCGCTTCAGCCCTAACCTGGACTCTCACGGCTGGCTGGTGTCGGGTGGGCAGGCGGGCATCGTGCGGGTGCACTGCCTGGTGGGGCTGGCCTCCAGTGTAGGctgccagctgctcccagagcGCCGTGCCCGCTTCACCTCCCTCTACAGAGACaagcccagcagccccagccccaccgaGCACTCCCCGCTGCCGGCAGAGTAG
- the GTF3C2 gene encoding general transcription factor 3C polypeptide 2 isoform X2, with translation MASSAARGPRCRERSRRGRSGRGSVPAGRSRSPAREGEPRAPRELSPLGDLDSLSCSEERGEPTKSRNKTVRNQKPESSPSDPNGPAPAEAEAHGEPSRTSENGSVLPPKAPGKRGRKPKTEMLLLKLSQDLECPTPEPICVQKMLGSSEVAEGLETPRGGRPKRRAAKVALLYLQELAEELTSVYQPPAPTEGAQELEPKLEHIQKKRRSRRKKEDETDSDDPAQDADFVPSKEVLLQAEEEEGSDVPFSEVSEPELEPLRGHGGKVSSAGRSKPQCRGLAPNGFHNSIMAPVEKCSSLTCSLRDQKYSQWEFPDWIPLAHKWTRLSESEAAPYLPAEEKSPFFSIQREGIEDDGVLYRVNRFSSLQPHEERLDVSFFVGGPVWAMEWCPSPEGSAASQYVALYCHGSMEETHSVAGLHGGPALLQLWGLGTLQQEKGSADKAGLAYAIAADHGCVWDMKFCPSGAWEPPTTDRKHPQMSRLGLLAVAFSNGRVVLYSLPHPGALQRSKRTQVKDGSFHKHVICKVQCIATLQVGSIQAGNASECGQCFSLSWMPSKPHHYLAAGFYDGTVAVWNLLTKSLLQCVRQPDDSLKLYPFQCFLAHDHAVRSIEWCKADSNFLVTAGNDRKIKFWDLRRLYEPINSIKRFLSTEVAWLLPYNGVTVAQDNCYASYGLCGIHYIDAGYLGFKAYFVAPRKGTVWSISGSDWLNTVAAGDITGELVAAVLPDLAVNPLNVKRSSDRRFPVYKADLLPRSPAGSEGGEQLLPKTRLYSEMVTKSYIQFQDTDLRSFKNFPSREPMRRMHTQEVKAELSLDRLQLESLHKVRFSPNLDSHGWLVSGGQAGIVRVHCLVGLASSVGCQLLPERRARFTSLYRDKPSSPSPTEHSPLPAE, from the exons ATGGCTTCCAGTGCCGCCCGCGGGCCGCGCTGCCGGGAGCGGAGCCGCCGCGGCCGCTCGGGACGGGGATCGGTGCCCGCCGGCCGCAGCCGCAGCCCGGCGCGGGAGGGCGAGCCCCGGGCGCCCC GAGAACTGTCACCACTCGGAGATCTGGATTCTTTAAGCTGCtctgaggagagaggagagccTACCAAGTCCCGGAATAAAACTGTCCGAAACCAAAAGCCAGAAAGTAGTCCCAGTGACCCCAATGGCCCAGCCCCTGCGGAGGCTGAGGCTCACGGTGAGCCCTCCAGGACCTCTGAGAACGGGTCCGTGCTGCCCCCGAAGGCACCTGGGAAGCGCGGGCGGAAGCCCAAgacagagatgctgctgctgaaactgTCTCAGGACCTGGAGTGCCCGACCCCGGAGCCCATCTGTGTGCAGAAGATGCTGGGGAGCAGTGAGGTGGCGGAAGGCCTGGAGACCCCCCGCGGTGGGCGCCCCAAGAGGCGAGCAGCCAAAGT GGCTTTGCTGTacctgcaggagctggcagaggagctgacATCAGTGTACCAGCCTCCGGCTCCCACCGAGGGTGCCCAGGAGCTGGAGCCAAAGCTTGAGCATATTCAGAAGAAGCGTCGGAGCcggaggaagaaggaggacgAAACAGACAGTGATGATCCTGCACAAGATGCTGACTTTGTACCCTCGAAGGAGGTGTTGCTGCAggcggaggaagaggaggggagcgATGTGCCATTCAGTGAGGTGTCAGAGCCAGAGCTGGAGCCACTCCGAGGACACGGTGGGAAAGTGTCATCTGCAGGG AGGTCCAAGCCCCAGTGCCGAGGCCTTGCTCCCAACGGCTTCCACAACTCCATCATGGCCCCAGTGGAGAAGTGCTCCAGCCTTACCTGCAGCCT GCGGGATCAGAAGTACTCACAGTGGGAGTTTCCAGACTGGATCCCTTTGGCGCACAAGTGGACACGTCTCTCTGAAAG TGAAGCTGCCCCGTACCTACCAGCAGAGGAGAAGTCTCCCTTCTTCTCCATCCAGCGGGAGGGCATTGAAGACGACGGTGTCTTGTACAGGGTAAACAG GttcagctccctgcagccccacgaGGAGCGCCTGGATGTGTCCTTCTTCGTGGGCGGCCCTGTGTGGGCAATGGAGTGGTGCCCGTCCCCAGAGGGCTCGGCAGCCTCTCAGTACGTGGCGCTCTACTGCCACGGGAGCATGGAGGAGACGCACAGCGTGGCTGGGCTCCACGGGGGCCCTGCgctcctgcagctctggggcCTGggcacgctgcagcaggagaaggg ctctgctgacaaAGCTGGTCTGGCCTACGCCATCGCTGCCGATCATGGCTGCGTCTGGGACATGAAGTTCTGCCCCAGCGGTGCCTGGGAGCCGCCCACCACTGACAGGAAG CACCCACAGATGAGCCGGCTGGGCCTCCTGGCTGTGGCCTTCTCGAACGGCAGGGTGGTGCTGTACTCCCTCCCGCACCCCGGGGCCCTGCAGCGCTCCAAGAGAACCCAGGTAAAAG ATGGGTCCTTCCACAAGCACGTTATCTGCAAG GTGCAGTGCATTGCCACCCTCCAGGTGGGCTCTATCCAGGCAGGGAATGCGTCCGAGTGTGGCCAGTGCTTTAGCCTTTCCTGGATGCCATCCAAGCCCCATCATTACCTTGCTGCTGGTTTTTATGACG GCACTGTGGCCGTCTGGAACCTGCTCACCAAGTCCCTGCTGCAGTGTGTGCGCCAGCCTGACGACTCCCTCAAGCTCTACCCTTTCCAGTGCTTTCTAGCCCATGACCACGCAGTCCGGAGCATCGAGTGGTGCAAGGCCGACAg CAACTTCCTGGTCACGGCAGGGAACGACCGTAAGATCAAGTTCTGGGACCTGCGGCGGCTCTATGAGCCCATCAATAGCATCAAGCGGTTCCTCAGCACTGAGGTGGCCTGGCTGCTGCCCTACAACGGGGTCACCGTGGCCCAGGACAACTGTTATGCCTC TTACGGTCTCTGTGGGATCCACTACATTGACGCAGGCTACTTGGGCTTCAAGGCTTATTTTGTGGCCCCTCGCAAGGGGACTGTGTGG agcatATCTGGCTCGGACTGGCTGAACACGGTGGCTGCAGGAGACATCACCGGCGAgctggtggctgcagtgctgcccGACCTGGCCGTCAACCCCCTTAACGTCAAGCGGTCCTCGGACCGCAGATTT CCTGTCTACAAAGCCGATCtgctgccccgcagccccgctgGGTCAgagggtggtgagcagctgctgCCGAAGACCAGGCTCTACAGCGAGATGGTGACCAAGAGCTACATCCAGTTCCAGGACACGGACCTG CGCAGCTTCAAGAACTTCCCCAGCCGGGAGCCCATGCGCAGGATGCACACACAGGAGGTGAAGGCAGAGCTGAGCCTCGACCGCCTGCAGCTGGAGTCCCTGCACAAG GTGCGCTTCAGCCCTAACCTGGACTCTCACGGCTGGCTGGTGTCGGGTGGGCAGGCGGGCATCGTGCGGGTGCACTGCCTGGTGGGGCTGGCCTCCAGTGTAGGctgccagctgctcccagagcGCCGTGCCCGCTTCACCTCCCTCTACAGAGACaagcccagcagccccagccccaccgaGCACTCCCCGCTGCCGGCAGAGTAG
- the LOC135312800 gene encoding all-trans retinoic acid-induced differentiation factor-like has product SDPIPEVPCPSPGLVSLRWSSLAPGSDVAQRGGPHAVPQPSPAPQRGTPGGCCRCCVWAPGQRPVGVHGAWCLCRDLTENPLTTLPNGSFLGFTHLQCLALPLPLECPGGSSAWEEVTTNGSSRLCQGQRNPCNGSGELAWPCPENAACAPDGPGLVQCLCDSPFHGYKCLREGTFPVLLFCGILGATTMALALLLWGTQRRKAKTP; this is encoded by the exons TCTGACCCCATCCCAGAGGTACCTTGTCCCTCCCCGGGGCTGGTGTCCCTGCGGTGGAGCAGCCTGGCCCCAGGCAGTGATGTGGCGCAGAGAGGGGGTCCCCACGCTGTTCCACAGCCCTCGCCTGCCCCGCAGAGGGGCACCCCAGGGGGCTGCTGCCGGTGCTGTGTGTGGGCACCCGGGCAGCGGCCCGTGGGGGTCCATGGCGCCTGGTGTCTTTGCAGGGACCTGACGGAGAACCCGCTGACAACCCTCCCCAACGGCTCCTTCCTGGGCTTCACCCACCTGCAGTGCCT cgcgctgccgctgccgctgGAGTGCCCGGGTGGGAGCAGCGCCTGGGAGGAGGTGACGACAAACGGGAGCAGCCGGCTCTGCCAAGGCCAGAGGAACCCCTGCAACGGCTCTGGGGAGCTCG CCTGGCCGTGCCCTGAGAACGCCGCCTGTGCCCCCGACGGCCCCGGCCTCGTCCAGTGCCTCTGTGACAGCCCCTTCCATGGCTACAAGTGCCTGCGGGAG GGCACATTCCCCGTGCTGCTCTTCTGCGGGATCCTGGGAGCCACCACCATGGCCCTGGCCCTCCTGCTGTGGGGCACCCAGCGCCGGAAAGCCAAGACCCCCtga